CAAAGGAAGAATCAGGAACTAGGTGACAAATTAAGAGGACCTAGCCAACAATCAAAGAACACAACTGATTGGGGTTAACTTGTTCTGGCCTCACAAACTTTGAGGATATAACCATATCTTTCCCTTCTTCAAATTATAGATATATGTTCCTATATATACATTCATTCACACTAAGCTAGCCTTGCCAATTAGTACTTGCACCACATTCGAGTTTCTCGTAGCTCATACTACTCTCTTCTCCTCTTATTCATTCGATTAAACATGGCATCCCACGGCCATGGTAACAATAAAATGAGCGTGTCTACCAATTCTCCGAAGGGCAGCAACACTGCAGATGCACCATCACCTAAAGGATCAGTAGGGCAGTGCTTGTGCTCACCAACAACACATCAAGGTTCATTCCGGTGCCGGTTTCATCGTTCGCGCTCATCATCGGCTTGGATGAAGCGCTCAAACTCCATGCCTACAGGCAACAACTCGCagacttctctctctcccacatCAGTTCTTGATCACTCTAATTAAACAAACAGGTTGAAGTACTTCGATTGCAGGAAAGTTGGTGTTAATTGCTTTCTATTCTAGATAGATATTTTATAAGCCAGATGTATGCAGGGAATTCCTCTGTTTATTCAGTCAAGCCGTTTCACGTGTGTTGGATATAATTACAGGCTATAGCTCATGAACAATGTAATCAGTTTCATGAATAATGTTATACAGTTTTATCACCATTAGTATTTCCTCTTCTCTTCGCTCTGGACAAATGATGCAGCACCAATTTATGAAACATGTTCATCCCATCATTTTCATGCACAATGAATCAATAGTGTTGAAGGCTAACTCGACGCCTCTCAATGAGTTCATGGAGGAGGATTGTGAACAACAAATGTGATAGAAGTTTTCCAAAATCTATTTCAAAGTTTACTTGACATCCAAGCTTTATTCTCAAACTTATAACGTATGAAGGACGACTTGTATTGCATACAGTCTTCTATTTTTTCTACTTTTTTTTCTGGACCATGAGTATTTGGGATGGGTTTTGTAAGGCCAGAAGGCATATAGCATATAACGATAGAAAACCCTGATATTTAGTGGGGATGATCAGCAGCCACAAAGGCATTGGCCCtaagagaaaattagaaacaatCTTTTCTTACTATTCCATGGTAGGATCCATAGTTGCGTGCTGATACATACAACTTCCATTTGTGTCGGTCTATCCATAGTATGCTTCCTTGGATTTACATGATTTATCAACAAACTAATTACAGCACACTTCAGGATCAGGATAAGTGGATGGATTGGTATAGAATTCGAAGATACGAGTAGGCTTGAATTGGAAGGTCAAACAATTCTTGGTGTCCATGTCGATCTTGGTGATatcaatctcaaactcaaATGGACTTCCATTTGTGTCAGTCTATCCATAGTCATGCTTCCTTGGATTTACATGATTGACAAACTAAACAGCACACTTCAGGATCAGGATAAGTGGATGGATTGGTATAGAATTCGAAGATACGAGTAAGCTTGAATTGGAGGGTCAAACAATTCTTGGTGTCCATGTCGATCTTGGTGATatcaatctcaaactcaaATGGTATTGCAATACCCCGCGTCTTATGAGCCCCAACCTCATTAATTTTAGGCTTTTGTTCTTCATGGACTCATTTCAGGGGCAAAAAGGCAGGCTTTCCGACCTCCGATGTGGAGGAGGTAACATCTTTTTGTGCGAAATCAAATTCGTCAGGCAACATTGGCAGCTTCAAATCAGCAATTAGTGAGATAGATTCACGATTTTCATCCAAGGACATAATATAAGAGCCTAAATTCCAACGATCACGACTGCATGCAAACATTAACTTCTTGTTATCACCATGCAAGTCCAGGACCAGCGCTTCATTTCTAAAAGGAAAAGGGTCGCCTTGGCACATGGAATCGACTAACCTCCATTCTCATAGCGAAAGCATATTCTGGtttttaataacaaattaGAACCAGTTGTTGCAACAGATCAATCCATAAATGATAATGAGACGTGGGAAATGAGCAGTTTATACATATTTGATTAAAGCCGCGGTTGACTACGGTGAGAACAAGAGATAGAAAATGATCAAAGGTGATGTCGAGACTCGGAACTTGGCAGGTTTGTATTATGAATTGGCCGAAGCCGTGAAACCAACAGCAAATTTCAGAAGACAAAACCAAACCCAGGAGACGAGATAATTACATGCGGCTATACATATCTAGTGTAGAAACTCAAAATGCCCAACATCCATGGGTTCAGGGTGGAAGACGGGCCAATCACATTAATTACTAGAATGTGACTCACTGttcatcttcctcttcttgtGAGAAGAACTGGGAGAGGAACTCCGTCTCTGGGCCAAATTGATCTGGTGGACTAACCCTTTTGCGTACAAGCATTTCTACCGTTGGACACATCCTCTTACGCCCACCCCTTGCCCTTGACCGGAATTGCTCATCAGCCTCTTCAAAATCCCCCTGCAATACAAAGAAAATGCCAACTGATGACACATTAGTTCACAAACGGGGATTGCCTGCAACTGTGTTTATCCATAAAGAATATGTAAATTCCAGCAGAAGAGCGATTGAATGCTCCAAGAACATGGCACTCACATAGGTGTAAACATGACAACCAGACTTCTCGTGCTTATCTCTCACATGCTTGTATGAGAACGTCTTGCCACAGCCTGAGAAGCTACAAGCAAAGGGTTTCTGTTGGAGGTGTAAAGCTTTCACATGCTGGAGAAGATTCGACTTCTGCACATAAAGAATGGACCATAAGAAACTAAACAACATGAATATATAGATATGAAGTCTTCTTCGCAACTCACCTTAGAAAATGTGTGAAGACATCCCTCATAATCAcatttaatttccaatgacgAGGCTCCCTCTTCATGAGTACGGAGATggcttttaatattttttttccattccTTCTTCCCACATATCTCGCAAGTGATATGTGTGTGGCAGGACTGGATATGGTCCTGAAGACATTGTTTATTGGAAAAATATTTCATACAATCTGGTTCAGAGCAAAAGGCCTCCACTGAATCGAGCTTAACTGCAGAGATAGAGGACAATGTTAGCATTAAGATACACAAAACCTCTTTGAGATAATGAGTCCATTCTATATGTCACTTTACAATATTCAACAAACACAGACAAAAAGAGAAAAGCTAGACAATGGAACCTAAGAGATCAAACCTACCATGAGAATCCTCATGTTTGCGCAACTTCGAAGCAAATGGAAATGCCTTTCCACAACCAGGTTCCTGGCACACATGCTGCTTCTGGCCTATATCGCTCGTAGAAGGGCAATCCTCGCTGTGAAATTCGACAACATGCCTCTTCACGTTgccttgaaaagaaaattcactTTTACAGTTCTCAATTGGACACTTGAAAAGCTTTCCTTGGTGCTGAAGAAGATGACGGTTCAAATGGTCCTTTCTTCTATAAGTAGAACGACAATCATCGATTGTGCAAACATATGACCTCTGTGAAGAACAAGCTAAAGTGAGTCCATGAACAAAATACCATGACTTCAAAGTTCACATGGACAATTATTTAAATCTGGAACTGTACAGTGTGATTGAGGGTCACTTGATGGAGCTTCACAGGAGGTCTCCCCCCTGGTACTAGTCCACTCAAGCTGAACCCTCTCGCATTTTGGAGTTCGTTGTGTGGGATCCAATGCTTCACGCTGATGAAACAATACTTCTCAGAAATTCTAATTCCTGCAAAATTTACATCTTCAATTTTTGCAACCAATGCAGACAAGTTCAGAAAGAACATAACCGACAGCCACAATAGCAGAGAACACATAAACAAGCATTCAAACCTCAAAAGTAACACAGCGTGATTGAGGACCGCTTGATGGAGCTTCACAGGAGGTCTCCCCCCTGGTACTGGTCCATTCAAGTCCATACCCTCTCGCATTTTGGAGTTCCTTTGTGGGATCCAATGCTTCACACGATCTAGTTCTTAAACACCCCAATTCCTGCAAAAAACTCTTCAATCAATCCAAAACATACAAAAACTCCAACAATAACAACAGAAtctacaaaactctcaactgtTTGGAAACCAATCATCAGCAGGACAATCACACTCTCATACAAGATACCACTGATTCCACTGCCAATCAGATACTTCCACACAGAAATAGTAACCACCCTAACTCATTTTCAACCAATTCTcatataaaaactcaaaattcaacACAATACCTCAAGGGAATGACTTAGCATATGCTGCTTCAGATATGCAGGCTTCTTGAAACTAGCACCACACACTTCACATGTATTAGACTTCTTCACCTCCACTTCCTCACCACCCTTATCCCTTTCCATCTCATCCTACATAAAACAAATCCCcgcaaatcaaaatcaaaatccaaactTGGAACCCTAACTCCTTCAAAATCAAAGACCCAATTCATAAAAATCAAAGCTTTAATGAGCTCCAAAACCAAACCTTGTGCTCAGCTAAGACGTGAGAAGCAATCAGAGCCTTCTTGGATCTACAAATCCCACAATACTCGCAATAATACCGCCTTATATCTCGGAAAATGGGCCTCTTCTCCTCCGCTTCGCCTTTCTCCATCGCCGCACTACTCTCAGATTCTCTGTACTTCAAACACTGAAGAGCTAGGGTTTCGAATTTGGGGATGTTCACGGTGTTATATATCAGAGAGGGTGATTTCATCAACGGCTCGGATATTGCCACGTAATCACGCGTTGGACGAAAGTTTTTAAAACATATAAAATGCCGTAGTTTTgggggaaaaaaaaatcaaagactCGCCAAAAAAGACAATGAAGAGCTCAAAAGGCGAGTCTGCATTCTACGCGCCGATTCCGGCGAACCCGGACCAACACGTCGTCGTTTTAACTCGTTACATCCGCGACGATTACCGCGACCGGCGTCGCTTCCGCCTCTGCGTCTCCACCACCGCCGCGGTCCTGTTCCTCTCCGCCGCCGTGTTCTTCCTCTTTCCGTCCGACCCGGCCCTAAGCCTGGCCCGGATCCAGCTCAACCACGTCGCCGCCCACTCGTCGCCGAAGCTGACGCTGGACGTGTCGTTCTCGCTGACGATCAAGGTCCGGAACCGCGACTTCTTCTCTCTGGACTACGACTCGCTGCGGGTCAGAGTCGGCTACCGGGGGAGAGAGCTGGGGTTCGTGAGCTCCGCCGGCGGGCGCGTGAGGGCGAGAGGCGCGTCGTACGTGAACGCCACGCTCGTGGTGGATGGGCTGGAGGTCATTCACGACGTGTTCTACTTGCTTGAGGATTTGGCTAGGGGTGTGATTCCCTTTGATACTAATTCAGAGGTGGATGGAACTGTTGGACTGTTCTTCTTCGATATTCCTATCAAGGTACATTATTGTTAAGCGTGTGTTGATTTTCGAATTACTTTAAACAAAGATGTCATGTTTTGGTTGTGCTGATGTTTGTTTAATTGATTTTTTGTGGTGATTTTCTATATGGTTTGGCATGCATGAATGATTGAATGTATTGTTTTGTGGCTTTGGAAGTTGAAGCACTTAACTATCTGCTGATGAATTACTTGATGTAAGAGGAAATGAGTTGGTGTGTGATGGGATTGTGGTGTGTTTTACTTGTTTGGTTTGATGTTTGCTAACTGCGATCGTTGATGTTGATCAGGGGAGAGCTTCGTGTGAGGTGTATGTGAGCACAAATAATCAGACAGTTGTTCGTCAAGATTGTTACCCTGAGGTGAGGATTGTCATTACTTTCTTTTCGATAATTTTTGTTTAGATTTCTCATGTAATGTTGATTTCTACTTTATTTCCTTTCTCTGTCTATTGCATCTGTAGGGGAGCTCTTTCCTGTTCTGTATTCAGTCCTGAGCATGATTGATAGTTTACTATAAATCTTTTAAGTGTAAATAGTCCCGTGTTTAATATGGTACTAATGCTAGTTGAACCTTGGGTTTCTGATATACCTCACTATGGTATAGGCTATATTTTGGTCATAGGGAATCTGGGGTTTGGTCTTTAGGAAGAACCTTAATTAAAGTGGTGCTCTGATATATGGTTACTTCTCCAGCTATTTGAgagaataacaaaaataaagtaTGAGCAATTCAGCCATTAGCTTGTAGCTTTTATAAGGAGGTTTATTATTTAGCAGAATATGATTTCAAGCAATTTTTCTAAATTGAGATATGTGATATGTTTTTCATCTGTAAGACATTTATTCCCAATTGTCCCAGAATCTTGACATTGTattttactttgaagaaacaTTCTGTCTACATTGTGACAACTAACTCGTTGCTTTTAAATTGTTGCAGTGAAGAGGTTGAAATCAAGGTGTTGAAAGCTGAATTAGAGTTTAACAACTTGTAGAGAATGACCATGTACTATATGGGTAAAATGCTTTGGTGTGCAATCTACAGCTTATTAATTCATTGTGTATTCAACAATCATggtatataaattgaatttcATTTCGTGTTGCTGGAAAttattttatctttttttgttaCTGAGATGAAGGAAAGTAAGCAAAATAATGTATGTCAATGTGTGATGTATTGAATGCAGAACATGAATGTCAGTATGATATAATCCAAATCAAAATCTACTTAGTTTCACTGGTTAATAAGAACACGCGGTTCTACATTGAAAGGATCGAACTCATGTTACACTCAACTTTCACCGCAATAGCCATGTGGAAAGTATCAATAGTGGAAGCACGGCTAGCATAGCAAACCATACTGCACAAATGAATCCGCATCTTCAATTTTCCAGACCTTGTCATTGAAAATGTTCCACATATGTCTGAAAGCTCCATGTTGATCCTCTAATTTCAGGTCACTGAGTTAATTCTGATCATTCGATTCAACCAGAATTCTTTCATCACCGATGGCTGATTGATCAAAGGGTTCAGCTCTGCTGTAACTTTTCCTTGGAACGTCATAGGCTGAATAAATATGTGTGGTTTTCATGACTGATCCAAAGAAGTCTCTCACATGTACCTTTTCAAGACGACGCTGGAATAGATCTGTTTGGTAATATGCAGTCGACATCAACAAGCTCCGGTCGTACGAATTAAAAAGACTGCTCACAGAAGCATTGTCATGCATTGTCTCAAAGAAAGCGAGAGTGTACAATGTAAAACGATCAACAACAGGGACGCCAACATCAGAGTCGAACTGATGCGAGTATGACTTTTCTCCTTTCATGCTACTGGAAATAGCCAAAACACCTGGTGATCGAAGCTGAGAGAAGAGAGTGGCAGCTTGGCAAGTGTCCACCATTATCAGCAGCTCCTTGAACCCGCGTTGTTCTTTCATTTGTTTCACGGCATCAGCTAAAACATGACTTCGGAGCTCTTTCGAGTCTTGAAACTTTAAAGACCCATCTGCTTCATGCCCGCTCATGTACAAAAGAATGTTACTTCCTTCATCACTTAAAAGGCGCTTCGATTTTGGAACGGCAGCCTCATGGCGACCAGTTAATACACGTAAGAAACTTTCAACCGTCACTTCATAACCTCGATAATCTACCTCAACATTATCCCCATACAAGTCAAGTTTATGGTTTCCATTGTTAAAACTTGAGCAGGGTACTTGTTTCTTGCAATACAGGCAATGTCATCTGCCAGCATAAGTATTATCCTCTCATCAGGTATTCCAAGTCGCTTAATCGCCCTGTACATGGCTAGAGTATTGGCCATGTGTCGATAATTAAACCAGAAGCGAGAGGTGCTGATAAGAACAGCCCAATTGTTAGTGTGCATGGTGGTCTCTGAAGGAGGAGAACCATATGCGTAGACATTGATCGAACCCTGAATCCAAAACGCAGCCAAAACC
This genomic interval from Argentina anserina chromosome 1, drPotAnse1.1, whole genome shotgun sequence contains the following:
- the LOC126783136 gene encoding transcription factor IIIA isoform X1; translated protein: MEKGEAEEKRPIFRDIRRYYCEYCGICRSKKALIASHVLAEHKDEMERDKGGEEVEVKKSNTCEVCGASFKKPAYLKQHMLSHSLEELGCLRTRSCEALDPTKELQNARGYGLEWTSTRGETSCEAPSSGPQSRCVTFERSYVCTIDDCRSTYRRKDHLNRHLLQHQGKLFKCPIENCKSEFSFQGNVKRHVVEFHSEDCPSTSDIGQKQHVCQEPGCGKAFPFASKLRKHEDSHVKLDSVEAFCSEPDCMKYFSNKQCLQDHIQSCHTHITCEICGKKEWKKNIKSHLRTHEEGASSLEIKCDYEGCLHTFSKKSNLLQHVKALHLQQKPFACSFSGCGKTFSYKHVRDKHEKSGCHVYTYGDFEEADEQFRSRARGGRKRMCPTVEMLVRKRVSPPDQFGPETEFLSQFFSQEEEDEQ
- the LOC126783136 gene encoding transcription factor IIIA isoform X3 translates to MEKGEAEEKRPIFRDIRRYYCEYCGICRSKKALIASHVLAEHKDEMERDKGGEEVEVKKSNTCEVCGASFKKPAYLKQHMLSHSLERSYVCTIDDCRSTYRRKDHLNRHLLQHQGKLFKCPIENCKSEFSFQGNVKRHVVEFHSEDCPSTSDIGQKQHVCQEPGCGKAFPFASKLRKHEDSHVKLDSVEAFCSEPDCMKYFSNKQCLQDHIQSCHTHITCEICGKKEWKKNIKSHLRTHEEGASSLEIKCDYEGCLHTFSKKSNLLQHVKALHLQQKPFACSFSGCGKTFSYKHVRDKHEKSGCHVYTYGDFEEADEQFRSRARGGRKRMCPTVEMLVRKRVSPPDQFGPETEFLSQFFSQEEEDEQ
- the LOC126783136 gene encoding transcription factor IIIA isoform X2, whose amino-acid sequence is MREGMDLNGPVPGGRPPVKLHQAVLNHAVLLLRFECLFMCSLLLWLSVMFFLNLSALVAKIEDVNFAGIRISEKYCFISVKHWIPHNELQNARGFSLSGLVPGGRPPVKLHQVTLNHTRSYVCTIDDCRSTYRRKDHLNRHLLQHQGKLFKCPIENCKSEFSFQGNVKRHVVEFHSEDCPSTSDIGQKQHVCQEPGCGKAFPFASKLRKHEDSHVKLDSVEAFCSEPDCMKYFSNKQCLQDHIQSCHTHITCEICGKKEWKKNIKSHLRTHEEGASSLEIKCDYEGCLHTFSKKSNLLQHVKALHLQQKPFACSFSGCGKTFSYKHVRDKHEKSGCHVYTYGDFEEADEQFRSRARGGRKRMCPTVEMLVRKRVSPPDQFGPETEFLSQFFSQEEEDEQ
- the LOC126783166 gene encoding uncharacterized protein LOC126783166 — encoded protein: MKSSKGESAFYAPIPANPDQHVVVLTRYIRDDYRDRRRFRLCVSTTAAVLFLSAAVFFLFPSDPALSLARIQLNHVAAHSSPKLTLDVSFSLTIKVRNRDFFSLDYDSLRVRVGYRGRELGFVSSAGGRVRARGASYVNATLVVDGLEVIHDVFYLLEDLARGVIPFDTNSEVDGTVGLFFFDIPIKGRASCEVYVSTNNQTVVRQDCYPE
- the LOC126783156 gene encoding LOW QUALITY PROTEIN: uncharacterized protein LOC126783156 (The sequence of the model RefSeq protein was modified relative to this genomic sequence to represent the inferred CDS: inserted 1 base in 1 codon; deleted 2 bases in 1 codon; substituted 1 base at 1 genomic stop codon) gives rise to the protein MHTNNWAVLISTSRFWFNYRHMANTLAMYRAIKRLGIPDERIILMLADDIACIARNKYPAQXFNNGNHKLDLYGDNVEVDYRGYEVTVESFLRVLTGRHEAAVPKSKRLLSDEGSNILLYMSGHEADGSLKFQDSKELRSHVLADAVKQMKEQRGFKELLIMVDTCQAATLFSQLRSPGVLAISSSMKGEKSYSHQFDSDVGVPVVDRFTLYTLAFFETMHDNASVSSLFNSYDRSLLMSTAYYQTDLFQRRLEKVHVRDFFGSVMKTTHIYSAYDVPRKSYSRAEPFDQSAIGDERILVESNDQNXLSDLKLEDQHGAFRHMWNIFNDKVWKIEDADSFVQYGLLLAVLPLLILSTWLLR